Proteins encoded together in one Lathyrus oleraceus cultivar Zhongwan6 chromosome 5, CAAS_Psat_ZW6_1.0, whole genome shotgun sequence window:
- the LOC127080395 gene encoding wax ester synthase/diacylglycerol acyltransferase 4: MDQLYEEVEEPVSPHGQYLNNTVICSYIFGFLELTIPFDDSLVIPLIKDVFIPINSRFSSIMIRDEDGKMRWKKVVVKPEEHVKIPKFSENSPSRGLYDNHLREYVTSILIERTSQEKPLWEIHIINYPTTNAVSTIIFKLHHSLGDGYSIMGALLSCLQRVDDPSLPLSFPSRPQLNLKYEDESLFKKICFGVNSFFSSISDFGSSIIKTRIIADDITPIRSGYRGIDSQHIILSDILFSLDQVKEIKSKLGVTINDVVCGIIFYGLRLYMDEINERTKTSNSTALVMLNTRNIKGYQSLKEMQKPESKGLWGNKISFLQIPIPKPNQSGIFNPLEFVLEAHDVLNKKKRSFSVHLIGLLMDLEMKLRGPEAVAKEIYNTIGNSSVLISNMVGPVEKMALANHPVNGLYFTTTCGPEDVNITIISYVKILRMSVKILKGFIDEDKLKFCMEKAFEAIFKASMEIFDIPIEK, encoded by the exons ATGGATCAATTGTATGAAGAGGTTGAAGAGCCAGTGAGTCCTCATGGACAATATCTCAACAACACTGTAATATGTTCGTATATTTTTGGCTTTCTGGAATTAACTATTCCATTTGACGACTCACTAGTTATACCTTTGATAAAAGATGTTTTCATCCCTATCAATTCACGTTTCTCCTCTATTATG ATAAGAGACGAAGATGGTAAGATGAGATGGAAAAAAGTTGTAGTGAAACCTGAAGAGCATGTTAAAATTCCTAAATTTTCTGAAAACTCACCATCAAGAGGATTATATGATAATCATCTTCGTGAATACGTAACAAGTATTTTAATTGAAAGAACATCACAAGAGAAACCACTTTGGGAAATTCATATTATAAATTACCCAACAACAAATGCTGTTAGCACCATAATATTCAAACTTCACCACTCACTTGGTGATGGTTACTCTATCATGGGTGCTCTTCTTTCTTGTCTTCAAAGAGTTGATGATCCTTCTCTTCCTCTCTCTTTTCCTTCACGACCACAATTGAATTTAAAATATGAAGATGAAAGCCTATTTAAGAAAATTTGTTTTGGTGTAAACTCGTTTTTTAGCTCCATATCTGATTTTGGATCAAGCATAATCAAGACAAGAATTATTGCAGATGACATAACACCTATAAGATCAGGATATAGAGGAATTGATTCTCAACATATTATCTTGTCAGACATATTATTCTCCCTTGATCAAGTCAAAGAAATTAAATCAAAACTTGGAGTG ACAATAAATGATGTGGTTTGTGGCATCATCTTCTATGGACTTAGACTATACATGGATGAGATTAATGAGAGGACAAAAACATCAAATTCAACTGCATTGGTAATGCTGAACACAAGAAATATTAAAGGTTATCAATCATTGAAGGAAATGCAAAAACCAGAATCTAAAGGTCTTTGGGGGAATAAAATATCTTTCTTACAAATACCAATACCTAAGCCAAACCAGTCAGGAATTTTCAACCCTCTTGAGTTTGTTTTGGAAGCCCATGATGTACTAAATAAGAAGAAACGTTCTTTCAGTGTTCATCTCATAGGATTGCTCATGGATTTGGAGATGAAATTAAGAGGGCCTGAG GCTGTAGCTAAAGAAATCTATAACACTATTGGAAACTCGAGTGTTCTTATCTCAAACATGGTTGGGCCAGTAGAAAAGATGGCTTTGGCAAATCATCCAGTAAATGGACTGTATTTCACCACGACATGTGGACCTgag GATGTGAACATTACCATTATTAGCTACGTGAAAATATTAAGAATGTCTGTGAAAATTCTAAAGGGATTTATAGATGAAGATAAATTGAAGTTTTGCATGGAGAAAGCATTTGAAGCCATATTCAAAGCGTCTATGGAGATCTTTGATATTCCCATAGAAAAATAA